The proteins below come from a single Triticum aestivum cultivar Chinese Spring chromosome 5D, IWGSC CS RefSeq v2.1, whole genome shotgun sequence genomic window:
- the LOC123125433 gene encoding BTB/POZ domain-containing protein POB1-like has product MAKGDAPTGVVTELGAEKAEAEVDAGFEFAFNNKAFSDRVLRIEVVGTSCKRRRYKAKDNEGEGIDSSCVVMGTPGLRVKTIHVSSVILAARSSFFFKLFSNGVKKSGQRQTKIRIADSEENAFMELLKFMYNGRLTPTTESTLLVDILMAADKFDVVSCIKLCSQRLIGQPMTLESAVRCLDIPCSISMAADLSEAAKKFLSKRYEKFLSTNELVDIVVTKSLYQGITCFQDELMKIPLAGIVAILSRNHPGVASEESVYDFVLRWAHLQYPNSEERHKILSSSLLPLVTLGRIMTNAIQTGQSSCIINFSIKREHCCGLFPSRSIRSPPFYCAGHGFFLSALAKTESFNFFGLLIKKLEGNGPLRGTIDYEMEVTARRSSEFASISRRTTTTDIRQAFGCRIPWSEISADDSPFFVDDNLHLRVRIKITPQP; this is encoded by the exons ATGGCCAAAGGCGACGCGCCAACGGGGGTGGTGACGGAGCTGGGGGCAGAGAAGgcagaggcggaggtggatgctGGCTTCGAGTTCGCCTTCAATAACAAGGCCTTCTCCGACAGGGTCTTGCGGATAGAGGTCGTCGGCACTAGCTGCAAGCGCCGCCGCTATAAGGCTAAAG ATAATGAGGGAGAAGGTATTGACTCTTCTTGTGTTGTAATGGGTACGCCAGGTTTACGAGTCAAGACCATACATGTCAGTTCAGTGATCCTCGCCGCAAGAAGTTCTTTCTTTTTTAAG CTTTTCTCAAATGGCGTGAAAAAATCTGGTCAAAGACAGACAAAAATTAGAATTGCTGATTCAG AGGAAAATGCCTTTATGGAGCTTTTAAAGTTTATGTACAATGGAAGGTTGACACCAACAACTGAGTCCACTCTTCTGGTTGATATCTTGATGGCTGCTGACAAATTTGATGTCGTTTCGTGCATCAAGCTTTGCAGTCAGCGGCTCATAGGCCAGCCTATGACCCTTGAATCCGCAGTGAGGTGCCTAGATATCCCATGTTCCATTTCAATGGCAGCTGACCTATCAGAGGCAGCCAAGAAATTCCTTTCTAAAAGATACGAGAAATTCCTGTCAACAAA TGAACTTGTGGATATTGTTGTCACAAAATCATTATATCAAGGCATTACATGTTTCCAGGATGAATTGATGAAGATTCCTCTCGCTGGGATTGTAGCCATCTTATCAAGGAATCACCCTGGGGTTGCATCTGAAGAATCCGTCTATGACTTCGTTCTAAGGTGGGCCCATTTGCAGTACCCAAATTCAGAAGAAAGGCACAAGATTTTGAGCTCAAGTTTACTTCCACTGGTGACACTAGGGCGTATCATGACCAATGCCATCCAAACTGGCCAGTCGTCTTGCATAATTAACTTTAGCATAAAGCGTGAGCACTGCTGCGGGCTCTTCCCATCGAGATCGATACGCTCGCCACCATTCTATTGTGCAGGGCATGGTTTCTTCCTCTCGGCGCTCGCTAAAACTGAGTCGTTCAACTTTTTTGGTCTCTTAATAAAGAAGCTAGAAGGCAATGGCCCACTAAGGGGGACAATAGATTATGAGATGGAGGTAACGGCAAGGCGGTCGTCGGAGTTTGCCTCCATATCGAGGCGCACCACCACCACCGACATTAGACAAGCTTTTGGATGCAGGATTCCTTGGTCGGAGATCAGTGCTGATGATAGCCCCTTCTTTGTCGACGACAATCTCCATCTGCGAGTTCGCATCAAGATAACGCCGCAGCCGTAG
- the LOC123122597 gene encoding cytochrome b561, DM13 and DOMON domain-containing protein At5g54830: protein MAPALAPLLACLAILAAVADAACRHTNLTAGFAADLTMLQHQLRGTVRLDPSGACALQLTRFDLLAASPSARFWAADGPSLDDLAKGRPFSPLPLNATFRNETLRLPFSAPLPPLLAIFDPDTSSDLGHVFLSAASNSSNATAALASRIATPTMFDNCVQLSEGYRLRWTLNASAGEVDIGLEAAVGSEYYMAFGWADPKANSPAMVRSDVVVAGFTEEGMPFAEDYYITDYSECTMGKDDLPVSGVCPDSAYDDGRNDSRLVYGHRRDGVSFVRYKRKLDSEDDKYDVLVGATEEMAVVWAIGKLRPPDTLRPHYLPQNHGGPRDETFGLMRLNLSEAVDSCLGPLDADNKQDQDRIIADGKTPLVVTSAPAVRYPNPPNPDKVIYINKKEAPLLKVERGVPVKFSVQAGHDVALYVTSDPIGGNATLRNKTEVIYAGGPDVHGVPATPTELVWLPDRNTPDLVYYQSVYEAKMGWKVQVVDGGLSDMYNNSVLLDDQQVTLFWTLSTDSISIAARGEKKSGYLAVAFGSGMLNSYAYVGWVGNDGVGRVKTYWIDGKSAAGIHSTSENLTYVRCKSEDGVITFEFTRPLKPSCTGKVECKNIIDPTTPLKVVWAMGASWSGDDLTDSNMHSVTSSRPIRVLLLRGSAEAEQDLRPVLAVHGFMMFVAWGILLPGGILAARYLKSLKGDGWYQIHVYLQYSGISIMFLGVLFAAAELRGFYVDSVHVKFGLSALLLAAFQPLNAYFRPKRPANGEVPPRNRVLWEYLHVITGRSAIVVGVVALFTGMKHLGQRYDSENVEELTWALMLWVLSAIVIALSLEYKEVKRRGGDRSFRGHWVLGNTEEDDSVDLLHPDSSARSSESRPSGVMEVQLEPLTR, encoded by the coding sequence ATGGCCCCCGCCTTGGCCCCCCTCCTCGCCTGCCTCGCGATCCTGGCGGCCGTGGCGGACGCGGCGTGCCGGCACACCAACCTGACGGCGGGCTTCGCGGCAGACCTCACCATGCTGCAGCACCAGCTGCGGGGCACGGTGCGCCTCGACCCCTCCGGCGCCTGCGCGCTCCAGCTCACGCGCTTCGACCTCCTCGCCGCCTCCCCGTCCGCGCGCTTCTGGGCCGCCGACGGCCCTTCCCTCGACGACCTCGCCAAAGGCCGCCCCTTTTCGCCGCTCCCGCTCAACGCCACCTTCCGCAACGAGACGCTCCGCCTCCCCTTCTCCGCCCCGCTGCCGCCGCTCCTCGCCATCTTCGACCCCGACACCTCCTCCGACCTCGGCCACGTCTTCCTCTCCGCCGCCTCCAACTCCTCCAACGCCACCGCCGCTCTCGCCTCCCGGATCGCCACGCCCACCATGTTCGACAACTGCGTCCAGCTCTCTGAGGGCTACCGCCTTCGCTGGACGCTCAACGCATCCGCCGGCGAGGTCGACATCGGCCTCGAGGCCGCGGTCGGCTCCGAGTACTACATGGCCTTCGGGTGGGCTGACCCCAAGGCCAACTCCCCCGCCATGGTCCGCTCCGACGTCGTCGTCGCTGGCTTCACCGAGGAAGGTATGCCGTTCGCTGAGGACTACTACATTACCGACTACAGTGAGTGCACCATGGGGAAGGATGACCTGCCTGTGTCCGGAGTGTGCCCGGACAGTGCTTACGATGACGGGAGGAACGATTCCAGGCTGGTTTATGGGCACCGGCGGGATGGTGTGTCTTTCGTCAGGTACAAGAGGAAACTCGACAGTGAGGATGACAAATATGATGTGCTTGTTGGTGCCACGGAGGAGATGGCTGTGGTCTGGGCCATCGGAAAGCTGCGTCCGCCGGACACTTTGCGGCCGCACTACCTTCCGCAGAATCATGGGGGTCCGAGGGATGAAACCTTTGGGTTGATGAGGCTCAATTTGTCCGAGGCAGTGGACAGTTGCCTTGGACCGTTGGATGCCGACAATAAGCAAGACCAGGACAGGATCATTGCCGACGGGAAGACGCCACTGGTTGTGACATCCGCTCCAGCAGTGCGCTACCCAAACCCACCAAACCCTGACAAGGTGATTTACATCAACAAGAAGGAGGCGCCACTGCTGAAGGTCGAGAGGGGTGTGCCGGTGAAGTTCTCAGTGCAGGCTGGGCATGATGTGGCACTGTATGTCACTTCAGACCCCATCGGTGGAAATGCCACTTTGAGGAATAAGACTGAGGTCATATATGCCGGTGGCCCTGATGTTCATGGTGTGCCAGCAACCCCCACAGAACTGGTTTGGCTGCCTGATAGGAATACACCTGATCTTGTCTACTACCAGTCGGTGTATGAAGCAAAGATGGGGTGGAAGGTTCAAGTGGTTGATGGAGGCCTCAGTGACATGTACAATAACAGTGTCCTGTTGGATGATCAGCAGGTTACTCTGTTTTGGACTCTGTCCACTGACTCTATATCTATAGCAGCTCGAGGTGAGAAGAAAAGCGGGTACCTTGCTGTCGCGTTTGGGAGTGGGATGCTGAACAGTTATGCCTATGTTGGCTGGGTAGGCAATGATGGAGTTGGGAGGGTCAAGACTTACTGGATTGATGGAAAGAGTGCAGCAGGTATTCATTCAACATCTGAAAATTTAACCTATGTCAGGTGTAAATCAGAAGATGGCGTTATTACATTTGAGTTTACACGTCCTCTTAAGCCTTCCTGTACTGGAAAGGTGGAGTGCAAGAATATTATTGATCCAACCACACCTCTTAAGGTTGTTTGGGCCATGGGTGCAAGCTGGTCAGGAGATGACCTGACGGACAGTAATATGCATTCGGTCACAAGCAGTCGCCCCATACGTGTTCTTTTGTTGAGAGGTTCAGCTGAGGCAGAACAGGACTTGCGGCCCGTTCTGGCTGTGCATGGATTTATGATGTTTGTGGCCTGGGGCATCTTGCTTCCTGGTGGAATATTGGCTGCTCGGTATTTGAAAAGCTTGAAGGGAGACGGGTGGTACCAAATACATGTCTATCTGCAGTATTCTGGGATCTCTATAATGTTCCTTGGCGTCCTTTTTGCTGCAGCCGAGCTCCGAGGTTTCTATGTTGATTCAGTGCACGTCAAGTTTGGTTTATCAGCCTTACTGTTGGCAGCTTTTCAGCCGCTCAATGCCTATTTCCGGCCCAAGAGGCCCGCTAATGGGGAGGTTCCACCCCGGAACCGTGTCCTCTGGGAGTACCTACATGTCATCACAGGGAGGTCAGCAATTGTCGTCGGAGTCGTGGCACTTTTCACCGGAATGAAGCATTTAGGCCAGAGGTATGACAGTGAAAATGTAGAGGAGCTCACCTGGGCCTTGATGCTGTGGGTGCTTTCTGCCATAGTTATAGCTCTGTCCCTAGAATATAAAGAGGTCAAACGAAGGGGCGGCGACCGAAGCTTCAGAGGGCACTGGGTTCTAGGTAACACCGAGGAAGATGACTCGGTTGATCTCTTGCATCCTGACAGCTCTGCCAGGAGTTCAGAATCTAGGCCTTCTGGTGTAATGGAGGTGCAGCTTGAGCCTCTCACCAGATGA